The following proteins come from a genomic window of Paenibacillus swuensis:
- a CDS encoding MerR family transcriptional regulator: MPFSIKQASDKLGCPAHTIRYYEKEGLLPNITRDEHGNRIFEQKDLNWIKLMTCFRRTGMKVAALKQIVDLAMQGDSTIPQRRAILEEHQKELHRQQLELNEAFYAVNHKLSIYDGIQKGTVVPGRDLGMDEGKLQ, translated from the coding sequence ATGCCATTCTCTATCAAGCAGGCTTCAGATAAGCTCGGATGTCCTGCGCACACTATTCGTTATTACGAAAAAGAGGGATTACTACCGAATATCACGCGAGACGAGCATGGAAACCGTATTTTTGAACAAAAGGATTTGAACTGGATTAAGCTTATGACCTGCTTTAGACGCACGGGAATGAAAGTGGCCGCATTGAAACAGATCGTGGATCTCGCCATGCAAGGAGATTCGACGATTCCGCAGAGAAGAGCCATTCTCGAGGAACATCAAAAAGAGCTCCATAGGCAGCAACTTGAATTGAATGAAGCCTTCTATGCGGTCAATCATAAATTGTCTATATATGATGGAATACAGAAAGGTACAGTCGTTCCAGGCCGAGACTTAGGAATGGACGAGGGCAAGCTCCAGTAA
- a CDS encoding putative quinol monooxygenase has protein sequence MSTNQVILNIRFKIKPGMKESFRDSLFAMIDNFREEPTFVTAIVSDDIDSPNDLVIYEIWQGTRDSWVQEEFPKPYRKEYEETLANLIDDRIVSWLEPIGEWGSQLTNVTR, from the coding sequence ATGTCCACTAATCAAGTTATTCTAAACATTCGCTTCAAAATAAAACCGGGTATGAAAGAGAGTTTCCGCGACAGTCTCTTTGCAATGATAGATAATTTCCGAGAAGAGCCTACCTTCGTAACTGCCATTGTCTCTGATGATATCGATAGTCCGAATGATCTAGTCATTTATGAAATTTGGCAAGGTACTAGAGACAGCTGGGTACAGGAGGAGTTTCCAAAGCCTTATCGCAAAGAATATGAGGAGACACTTGCAAACTTAATTGATGACAGAATTGTAAGCTGGCTTGAACCAATTGGAGAATGGGGAAGCCAACTAACGAATGTAACTCGCTAA
- a CDS encoding GNAT family N-acetyltransferase, whose amino-acid sequence MITIYTEKYKEEIIKLILHVQNVEYGVGISVKEQPDILDIHSNYIQDGGNFWVALNDNGEVVGSIGLQKQTDEVAILKKFFVYNEYRGKELAIGRGLYEASLDFAQKHGFSKLILDTPSIASRSHNFYKKVGFKEIAKEDLPIQYDYPDRDSLIFKLDLSDN is encoded by the coding sequence ATGATTACGATATATACTGAAAAATATAAAGAAGAAATCATCAAACTAATATTGCATGTACAGAATGTTGAATATGGTGTAGGAATTAGTGTCAAGGAACAACCAGATATACTAGATATTCATTCGAATTATATTCAGGATGGGGGTAATTTTTGGGTAGCGTTAAATGATAACGGTGAGGTTGTAGGTTCTATCGGTTTGCAAAAACAAACTGACGAGGTTGCCATACTAAAGAAATTTTTTGTTTACAACGAGTATCGTGGTAAAGAGCTTGCGATAGGAAGAGGACTTTACGAAGCTTCGCTTGATTTTGCGCAAAAGCATGGGTTTTCTAAGTTGATTCTGGATACTCCATCCATAGCCAGCAGGTCACACAACTTTTACAAAAAGGTTGGTTTTAAAGAAATTGCTAAAGAGGATTTGCCAATACAATATGATTACCCTGACAGGGATTCACTTATTTTTAAATTAGACTTATCCGATAATTGA
- a CDS encoding alpha/beta fold hydrolase: protein MQYKTMNVDGLSIFYREAGCPSNPTIILLHGFPSSSHMFRELIPLLSDCYYVIAPDYPGYGYSSMPSTTEYIYSFENLSLIVEKLINQLGISMFILYVHDYGGPIGLRIAIRNPNRILGFVIQNAVASVEGLGEPFDLFKALWLQRNSATESAFAELVTFDFTKKQYLYGACQPYSINPDAYIFDQLFLDRPGNNNIQLELGYDYRNNVDQYPLWQQYLRTYQPPVLITWGKNDFIFTIQGAIDIASQLNCVEIYWLCGGHFVLEEQSVQVSLLIKNFFGRVYPEMPWYQC from the coding sequence GTGCAATACAAGACAATGAATGTGGATGGATTGAGCATTTTCTATCGAGAAGCTGGCTGCCCAAGCAACCCGACTATAATCCTTCTACATGGATTCCCCAGCTCATCTCACATGTTTAGAGAGTTGATACCGCTTTTAAGCGATTGCTATTATGTCATCGCACCAGATTATCCCGGGTATGGGTACAGCAGTATGCCTTCAACAACAGAATATATATATTCATTCGAGAACTTGTCATTAATTGTAGAGAAACTAATTAATCAATTAGGAATCTCTATGTTCATTCTTTATGTCCACGATTATGGAGGTCCAATTGGGCTCCGAATTGCCATACGGAATCCAAACCGAATTCTCGGATTTGTCATTCAGAATGCAGTAGCGAGTGTGGAAGGTTTAGGGGAACCGTTTGACCTTTTCAAGGCATTATGGTTACAGCGTAATTCTGCGACAGAGTCTGCATTTGCTGAGCTTGTTACCTTTGACTTTACCAAGAAGCAGTATCTCTATGGTGCCTGTCAGCCCTATTCCATAAACCCCGATGCATATATTTTTGACCAATTGTTCCTAGATCGTCCCGGTAACAATAACATTCAATTGGAATTAGGTTACGATTACCGTAACAATGTAGATCAATATCCGCTCTGGCAGCAATATCTTAGAACTTACCAACCTCCCGTACTTATCACTTGGGGCAAAAATGATTTTATATTCACCATACAAGGAGCCATTGATATCGCAAGCCAGTTAAACTGTGTGGAAATCTATTGGTTGTGCGGCGGGCATTTTGTATTGGAGGAACAAAGTGTGCAAGTATCCCTTCTCATCAAAAATTTCTTTGGACGTGTATATCCTGAGATGCCTTGGTACCAATGCTAA
- a CDS encoding YjgB family protein, giving the protein MNFYTSMKKKAVYVLVAGILAISAASLIPNNVVATTAIASVDAHQKAYQTLMSFYKPSLKGQFPNFHNFTIGSTSHKTVINTIGKAYSPATDADGFDVYHAEMGHPGYAINYKLDKIREMRYLGTNVERQTNLGGISTRMLIQHWGAPKDSVLIKSGEMVQKKITYIRGNYKLEFIFNGTCGTGLDHVNLVKKNG; this is encoded by the coding sequence ATGAATTTTTACACATCCATGAAAAAAAAGGCGGTATACGTCTTAGTGGCCGGAATCTTGGCCATTTCTGCGGCAAGTCTCATTCCAAATAATGTAGTTGCCACCACAGCCATTGCATCTGTCGACGCACATCAGAAGGCTTATCAGACTCTTATGAGCTTCTACAAACCATCTCTTAAAGGCCAGTTTCCTAATTTTCATAATTTCACAATTGGTTCAACTTCCCATAAGACTGTCATTAACACCATTGGCAAAGCGTATTCTCCTGCTACAGACGCCGATGGATTTGATGTTTATCATGCGGAGATGGGACATCCCGGATACGCAATTAATTATAAGTTAGATAAAATTCGGGAGATGCGTTACCTCGGAACAAACGTCGAGCGTCAGACGAACCTCGGCGGTATTTCCACACGCATGCTCATTCAGCACTGGGGAGCACCGAAAGATTCCGTTCTAATCAAGTCCGGTGAGATGGTGCAGAAAAAAATCACTTATATCCGAGGTAATTACAAGCTTGAGTTTATTTTCAATGGTACGTGCGGAACAGGTCTAGACCATGTGAACCTCGTCAAGAAAAATGGATAA
- a CDS encoding GerAB/ArcD/ProY family transporter, with product MKSFQNNGEISNTGLFVLMFLYIMGSIYTLPIGFDAGHDSWLSPVLGTFAGIGLNAVYAYLCRQYPHKSIIEIAHMLLGSWLGKTIGLMYVWYGLTLESYVLRNFTDFTNTALLPRTPTIVVGTVLIGIVAWTAWCGIEVICRCAFFLLPFALLSWVLATLLLVPNMEVENILPIMESGWTPVLEGAGQIATIQFGETMLFAMLIPFLNRTAPVIKTVTTAIAVSGVLIMITFLTDIFVLGEITSQQVFPSYTAVMYISIGDFFERIEPLFFVIWIFEEFLKLTVIHLTTALALSQTLGSRNYRFFLIPLSLLIIQLSLFIHPNQLDLIAFIKEIWMYYSIPFIILVPFSLLTAFLFKRIKSKKATA from the coding sequence ATGAAAAGTTTTCAGAATAATGGAGAAATTTCAAACACTGGGCTTTTTGTCCTCATGTTCTTATATATTATGGGTAGCATCTATACGCTACCTATTGGATTCGATGCCGGACATGATTCTTGGCTCTCCCCCGTATTAGGTACGTTCGCGGGTATAGGGCTAAACGCAGTCTACGCATATCTGTGTCGCCAATACCCTCATAAATCCATAATTGAAATTGCCCATATGCTCCTTGGTTCTTGGCTTGGTAAAACCATTGGACTCATGTACGTCTGGTATGGTTTGACTCTAGAATCCTATGTACTACGGAATTTTACAGACTTCACTAATACCGCCTTACTTCCACGCACCCCGACCATTGTTGTAGGGACGGTTCTTATAGGCATTGTCGCTTGGACAGCGTGGTGCGGAATTGAAGTTATTTGCAGATGTGCGTTTTTTTTGCTACCGTTTGCATTATTGTCTTGGGTACTAGCCACTTTACTTTTGGTTCCGAACATGGAGGTGGAGAATATATTACCGATTATGGAGAGTGGATGGACTCCTGTTCTTGAAGGTGCAGGGCAAATTGCTACAATCCAGTTCGGGGAAACAATGCTGTTTGCCATGCTTATTCCTTTTTTGAATCGAACTGCACCCGTAATAAAAACCGTAACAACAGCTATTGCTGTATCCGGTGTTCTAATTATGATTACTTTTCTGACAGATATTTTTGTACTTGGGGAAATTACGAGTCAACAGGTCTTCCCTTCCTATACTGCTGTGATGTATATTTCAATCGGCGACTTCTTTGAGAGAATAGAACCCCTCTTCTTTGTGATTTGGATTTTCGAGGAGTTCTTAAAGCTGACGGTAATCCACCTTACAACGGCACTTGCATTATCGCAGACATTAGGAAGCAGGAATTATCGGTTCTTCTTAATTCCATTAAGCTTATTGATTATACAGCTATCGTTGTTTATTCACCCCAATCAACTCGATCTTATCGCCTTCATTAAAGAAATTTGGATGTATTATTCCATACCATTCATAATTCTCGTTCCTTTCTCCCTGTTGACTGCATTTCTATTCAAAAGAATAAAGTCAAAGAAGGCAACTGCGTAA
- a CDS encoding Ger(x)C family spore germination protein produces MKKMFFLFIGLMLLSGCWDRIEMNDMAFFMASALDLTNKGELKTSILVPIAAGAGGGESSSTSTNGTLGKTYVVFSATGTNLHDTERKVQEKMSRHFFKGHRRVVFIGEGLARKGIKDILDYYARDPGSRLRTFIVVAKGNEASKLLKTDHPIERIPSEEVRELERAGVGTSVTMRDFMMMQAEEGIVPVTGAIELVPPTGQSNFTVFSLSSTAVFKDYKLVGYLNNNETRSLRWIKEETKQEFIGTTLPHIGGNVGVILNDMKSKFVTNIKGNKATVRIDLDASGVLHEANVDMNISRNTIGIIEKELGHFLKDETFRTVRKTQSQLKSDVFGIGLQLHRHNYETWKRIEANWDDIYANAEIIVNVKIHLKRAGVVSNSIREADKR; encoded by the coding sequence ATGAAAAAGATGTTCTTTCTGTTTATTGGACTTATGCTGCTAAGTGGATGCTGGGATCGAATTGAGATGAACGATATGGCTTTTTTTATGGCTTCCGCGCTTGATTTGACGAATAAGGGTGAGCTTAAGACGTCCATTCTCGTCCCTATTGCCGCTGGAGCAGGAGGAGGCGAGAGCAGCAGTACCTCAACCAACGGAACACTTGGAAAAACCTATGTCGTCTTTTCTGCAACCGGAACAAACCTTCATGATACCGAAAGAAAAGTGCAGGAAAAGATGTCGAGACACTTCTTCAAAGGTCATCGGCGAGTTGTATTCATTGGCGAAGGTCTGGCCCGAAAAGGCATCAAGGATATTCTTGATTATTACGCTCGTGATCCGGGAAGCAGACTAAGGACTTTTATCGTCGTGGCCAAAGGCAATGAAGCTTCCAAACTCCTCAAGACTGACCATCCAATTGAGCGTATACCCTCCGAGGAAGTCCGTGAGTTGGAGCGTGCCGGAGTCGGAACATCCGTCACAATGCGTGACTTCATGATGATGCAAGCCGAGGAAGGCATCGTGCCCGTAACGGGTGCTATTGAATTGGTGCCTCCGACCGGCCAGTCGAACTTTACCGTTTTCAGCCTTTCATCGACGGCTGTTTTTAAAGATTATAAGCTGGTCGGATACTTGAACAACAACGAAACCAGAAGCTTGAGGTGGATAAAGGAAGAAACCAAACAGGAATTTATAGGAACGACACTTCCTCATATAGGCGGTAATGTCGGCGTGATTCTGAACGATATGAAAAGCAAATTTGTCACCAACATCAAGGGCAATAAAGCAACTGTACGAATTGATCTGGATGCGAGTGGTGTCCTGCATGAGGCCAATGTCGACATGAACATAAGCCGGAACACTATTGGAATCATCGAGAAAGAGCTTGGGCATTTCCTAAAAGATGAGACATTTCGTACTGTTAGAAAAACTCAATCTCAATTGAAATCCGATGTATTCGGTATTGGGTTGCAGTTGCACCGGCACAACTATGAAACATGGAAACGAATCGAGGCAAATTGGGATGATATTTATGCGAATGCCGAAATTATAGTAAACGTAAAAATCCATTTGAAGAGAGCGGGAGTCGTATCGAATTCAATCAGAGAGGCAGACAAAAGGTGA
- a CDS encoding spore germination protein, with protein sequence MLRNRYWSKTKAEKIIQDKHPALPAEKLHMDLQKNDHLLRIIFAGCSDVVFRPLEIGGREKALLIYIDGLVDDIMLDECVIKPLMACLPSHQTSKENILDFLKNQLIANGQVNSAAEFSKLEQTILKGHAAICIEGQKDALLVGVSGGKTRSVEQPSTENTVRGARDSFTEILRTNTSLIRRRIRSSRLKFDMTTVGDLAQTDVAIAYISGIVDEFTLQEIKMRIEKIKTEAILESGYIEQLIEERTFSPFPQFLVTERPDYVVSGLLQGQVAIVTDGSPFVICAPMTFWGFLQTGEDYYERVVYANFIRLIRLLFAMISLLLPSLYVALTTFHQQMIPTNLLLSIAAAREGVPFPALVEAIIMEITFEGLREAGERLPKQIGQAVSIVGGLVVGQAAVEAGIVSAPMVIVVSLTGIASFTIPRYNFGLAFRLLRFPLILFAGMFGLYGIAVGLLIILVHLSGLSSFGVPYLFPTAPYSFRVLKDTFFRAPLWTLFFTSQPNKRTLRKEGSK encoded by the coding sequence ATGCTAAGGAATCGATATTGGAGCAAAACTAAAGCAGAAAAAATCATCCAGGATAAACACCCTGCTTTGCCGGCCGAAAAACTTCATATGGACCTGCAAAAAAACGATCATCTCTTACGAATAATTTTCGCTGGCTGCTCGGACGTTGTATTCCGCCCTTTGGAAATCGGAGGCAGGGAAAAAGCCCTCTTAATCTATATCGATGGTCTGGTCGATGATATTATGCTAGACGAATGTGTGATAAAACCATTAATGGCTTGCCTTCCTTCCCACCAAACTAGCAAAGAAAATATACTCGATTTTCTTAAAAATCAATTGATTGCCAACGGTCAAGTGAATAGCGCTGCCGAATTCAGCAAGTTGGAGCAAACAATATTGAAAGGACATGCCGCCATCTGCATTGAGGGTCAAAAAGATGCCCTGCTTGTAGGAGTATCGGGAGGGAAAACCCGATCCGTCGAACAACCATCTACCGAGAATACGGTCCGTGGAGCTAGGGATTCATTTACCGAGATTCTTCGGACAAATACGAGCCTGATACGCAGAAGAATTAGGTCATCCCGTCTAAAATTTGATATGACCACAGTAGGCGACTTGGCTCAAACCGATGTCGCAATCGCTTATATCAGTGGTATCGTGGATGAGTTTACTCTGCAAGAAATAAAAATGAGAATCGAAAAGATTAAGACGGAAGCAATCCTCGAATCGGGCTATATTGAACAACTTATTGAAGAGAGAACCTTCTCCCCCTTTCCCCAATTTCTTGTAACGGAGAGACCCGATTATGTTGTCTCGGGCCTATTACAAGGTCAAGTAGCCATCGTGACAGACGGTTCTCCCTTTGTCATCTGTGCTCCGATGACGTTCTGGGGATTCCTCCAAACTGGCGAAGATTATTATGAACGCGTCGTGTATGCTAACTTTATCCGATTAATTCGACTTTTGTTCGCCATGATTTCACTCTTGTTGCCTTCCCTTTACGTTGCACTCACCACGTTTCATCAACAGATGATACCGACTAATCTCTTACTGAGCATTGCTGCTGCACGGGAGGGAGTTCCTTTTCCTGCTTTGGTAGAAGCCATTATTATGGAAATTACTTTCGAGGGGTTACGAGAGGCCGGAGAAAGATTGCCTAAACAAATCGGGCAGGCAGTCAGTATCGTAGGTGGACTCGTGGTCGGTCAAGCAGCCGTAGAAGCGGGGATTGTTTCAGCTCCTATGGTTATTGTCGTTTCCTTGACAGGTATTGCTTCATTTACTATTCCTCGTTACAACTTCGGTCTTGCATTTCGATTACTCAGATTTCCTTTAATTCTATTCGCGGGTATGTTCGGGCTTTATGGCATTGCCGTTGGATTGTTAATAATTCTCGTTCATCTAAGCGGACTCAGCTCTTTCGGTGTTCCGTATTTGTTTCCTACAGCTCCTTACAGCTTCCGCGTTCTTAAAGATACATTTTTCCGTGCCCCTTTATGGACTCTATTCTTTACATCCCAGCCAAACAAAAGGACCCTGCGCAAGGAGGGAAGCAAATGA
- a CDS encoding Crp/Fnr family transcriptional regulator, translating to MNDNKNWALSQHSMFKDLSEKDLNELDQIALFNHYEMIPINTVIQTPGSAKEGLFFLKQGKIRLYKISPEGKQYTIGILGNGSMYGSLNMLSFNTDNLYMETMIDTFICGVKKEPFEQFLIQRPELGMKFLKELSARIKERDEMLEALALGSLQDRILYLLLKLAVKYGIPKEEGFVLIDIHITHQDVANMVAATREAVTIVLKRMINLGLIRTGRKEIMIHLEQVEKCMEGKFS from the coding sequence ATGAATGATAATAAAAATTGGGCTTTGTCCCAACACAGCATGTTCAAGGATTTATCGGAGAAGGATTTAAATGAATTAGATCAAATCGCATTATTTAATCACTACGAGATGATCCCCATTAACACAGTAATTCAAACGCCCGGAAGCGCCAAGGAAGGCCTATTTTTCCTTAAGCAGGGAAAGATTAGACTTTACAAGATTAGTCCAGAAGGTAAGCAGTACACTATCGGAATCTTGGGCAATGGGAGTATGTATGGGTCACTAAATATGCTCTCTTTTAATACAGACAATTTATATATGGAGACGATGATTGATACATTCATATGTGGCGTAAAAAAAGAGCCATTTGAGCAATTCTTAATACAGCGACCAGAACTGGGAATGAAATTTCTAAAGGAACTCAGCGCAAGAATAAAGGAACGGGATGAAATGTTGGAGGCGCTAGCTCTCGGTAGCCTTCAAGATCGGATCCTATATCTATTGCTGAAATTGGCTGTGAAATACGGGATACCTAAGGAAGAAGGGTTTGTACTCATTGATATTCACATCACGCACCAAGACGTCGCGAATATGGTCGCAGCGACTCGCGAGGCTGTGACCATTGTTCTGAAACGAATGATTAACCTTGGGCTGATCCGCACGGGAAGAAAGGAAATTATGATTCACCTCGAACAGGTCGAAAAATGCATGGAAGGGAAGTTCAGCTAA
- a CDS encoding nuclear transport factor 2 family protein: MGITIELLINKHIEIWSETDSQKRRIKIQEVYKSNCRIFDPFFSDIVVGHEALSDLIDEVQAKNPGRVFTVTPGSIDEHHDQARFSWNYESPDNPVVITGQDFITVENGLIQSLTVFVDEPTTD; encoded by the coding sequence TTGGGCATAACAATTGAGCTGTTAATAAATAAACACATTGAAATTTGGAGTGAAACAGATTCTCAAAAAAGAAGAATCAAAATTCAAGAGGTTTACAAGTCAAACTGCCGAATATTTGATCCGTTCTTCTCCGATATCGTTGTTGGACATGAAGCTCTATCTGACCTTATTGATGAAGTACAAGCCAAAAATCCCGGAAGAGTGTTCACGGTTACTCCCGGTTCAATAGACGAACACCATGATCAAGCGAGATTTAGTTGGAACTATGAATCCCCTGATAATCCAGTCGTGATTACTGGGCAAGATTTCATTACTGTGGAGAATGGTTTAATTCAATCCTTAACTGTATTTGTGGACGAACCAACTACAGATTAA
- a CDS encoding SDR family NAD(P)-dependent oxidoreductase, producing MGLFDGKVAVVTGGTSGIGLGAAMMYAQEGAHVFVTGRRQNELDTAVKLIGANATGVQGDVSNLDDIDKLYETVKREKGHLDFLFANAGLGSLVPLGEISEEHYYKTFDVNVKGTIFTVQKALPLFPDKVGSIILNGSLVATQGDPAFSVYGATKAAIRQLVRSWILDLKGTQIRVNVVHPGYINTPAYESLFGKEALPGTLEYLQTQIPLDRIGTPEDIAKAVKFLSSDDSNYITGIELPVDGGAGQY from the coding sequence ATGGGATTATTTGATGGGAAAGTAGCGGTTGTCACTGGTGGGACAAGCGGAATTGGTCTGGGAGCTGCAATGATGTATGCCCAGGAAGGGGCACATGTGTTTGTCACAGGACGGAGACAGAACGAACTAGACACCGCTGTAAAGCTGATTGGGGCTAATGCAACCGGTGTGCAAGGAGACGTTTCTAACCTGGACGATATCGACAAGCTGTATGAAACCGTTAAACGCGAAAAGGGCCATTTGGATTTTCTTTTTGCTAACGCAGGGCTTGGAAGTCTGGTTCCTCTTGGGGAAATTAGCGAAGAGCATTATTACAAGACGTTTGATGTGAATGTGAAGGGAACCATATTTACAGTACAAAAAGCGCTGCCTCTCTTCCCCGATAAGGTTGGCTCCATTATCTTGAATGGTTCTCTGGTAGCAACCCAGGGAGACCCTGCATTCAGCGTTTATGGAGCTACGAAAGCAGCGATCCGTCAACTCGTACGGAGTTGGATTTTAGATCTTAAGGGAACACAGATACGTGTAAACGTTGTGCACCCGGGGTACATTAATACGCCAGCTTACGAGTCTTTGTTTGGAAAAGAAGCGCTGCCTGGAACACTTGAATACTTGCAAACTCAAATTCCATTGGACAGAATAGGAACACCTGAAGATATTGCAAAAGCTGTTAAATTCCTTTCTTCCGATGACAGTAACTATATTACAGGAATTGAATTACCGGTGGATGGCGGAGCAGGACAGTATTAA
- a CDS encoding putative quinol monooxygenase → MANTEQIIIVARFTLKPNMKEKFMQLLVPLFDRMSQEATFVNAIVHEDIDNPDDVVFYEIWNCSKETWLAEEATKPYRETPNQQAASIMIGRTMNWLVSTGEWGSNLTAGKRH, encoded by the coding sequence ATGGCTAACACAGAACAAATCATTATTGTTGCAAGGTTTACTTTAAAGCCAAATATGAAAGAGAAGTTCATGCAGTTATTGGTGCCTCTTTTCGATAGAATGTCACAGGAAGCCACGTTTGTGAACGCCATCGTTCATGAAGATATCGACAACCCAGATGATGTTGTTTTTTATGAAATCTGGAATTGTTCCAAAGAAACATGGCTTGCCGAAGAAGCGACAAAGCCATATCGAGAAACTCCTAATCAACAGGCTGCTAGTATCATGATCGGCAGAACCATGAATTGGCTTGTTTCAACAGGTGAATGGGGAAGTAATTTAACAGCCGGGAAACGGCACTAA
- a CDS encoding winged helix-turn-helix transcriptional regulator — MKIYHCDLEITLDIIGGKWKSLILYYLLKDPKRTGELKRLIPSITQKMLVQTLRELETDGMINRKSYNQVPPKVEYSATELGKSLEPIMRELCKWGGSYANQHFIEGEFQIMNLD; from the coding sequence ATGAAAATTTATCATTGTGATCTAGAAATCACTCTGGACATTATAGGGGGTAAGTGGAAGTCCTTAATTTTGTATTATTTGCTCAAAGATCCGAAACGAACGGGCGAGTTGAAAAGGCTAATCCCTTCCATTACTCAAAAAATGCTTGTGCAAACATTGAGGGAGCTGGAGACTGACGGAATGATCAACCGAAAATCCTACAACCAGGTTCCGCCAAAAGTGGAATACTCTGCGACTGAATTAGGGAAATCTCTTGAGCCAATTATGAGGGAACTTTGCAAATGGGGAGGGTCATATGCCAATCAACATTTTATTGAAGGTGAATTTCAAATTATGAACTTAGACTAA
- a CDS encoding cupin domain-containing protein has translation MKYYDYNPKESQVGKEFWYVGTHLTIKADAISTDGKFAMFECLVPAGFEPPYHIHTEEDEAFYILEGEMEFYLDGEKIEAKPGSFVFLPKNVPHGVRAVGNEPVRLLNFFSRAEFLGIFLEMAEPALNSDLPPFISFDMDKVMELSEKYKAITLGPLDQFIKKS, from the coding sequence ATGAAGTATTATGATTACAATCCGAAAGAAAGTCAAGTTGGAAAAGAATTTTGGTATGTAGGTACTCATTTGACAATCAAGGCTGATGCTATTTCTACGGACGGCAAATTTGCCATGTTTGAATGTCTCGTTCCGGCAGGATTCGAACCTCCTTACCATATCCATACTGAAGAGGACGAAGCATTCTACATCCTTGAAGGTGAAATGGAATTTTACCTCGATGGGGAGAAAATAGAGGCGAAGCCTGGTTCATTTGTTTTTCTACCTAAAAATGTTCCGCACGGTGTCCGTGCCGTGGGCAATGAACCTGTTCGCTTGCTGAACTTTTTTAGTCGTGCAGAATTTTTAGGGATTTTCCTTGAAATGGCTGAGCCAGCATTAAATAGTGATTTACCACCATTTATTTCCTTTGATATGGATAAGGTTATGGAACTTTCAGAAAAATATAAAGCAATCACTCTCGGACCACTCGATCAATTCATCAAAAAATCTTAA